The sequence AGAACCGCAAAATCCCCGCAACTGGGGCACCAATCCGGCTTGGTCTCCGAACGAAATTGAGCTTCAGTGATGGAGGCCGGCATCAGTCACTCCATAAGGCGTCAACAGCGTTTCTCGATTCTTCGCTTTTCCCGCATACGCGCGTTCGATCACTTCCCAGGTGTTCTCCAAATAAAAAGGCTCCCCGTCGTATTTCAGGCAATGATAAGGGATGTCGATGCCCGTTTCCTGGCGGATCAAGCGGCCCATTTGGCCCGTAAAATTCGCCTCGATCAACAATGTTTTTTTAGCTTTTTTCAAAACAGAAGCGACTTCCTCGGCGCGAAAAGGCCAAACGCTTCTGATGGCCAAGGCATTGATTTTTTTCCCTGTTTCCCGGCCGCGCTCAACCAAAGCGGACAATAGGTTATACATGGAGCCCCAGCCGATCAACGTTAATTGGGCGTTCTGGTCCCCTAGCAACACATTAGGGGGCATTTCCCGCATCACCCCGTCCATTTTGCGCATACGTTTTTCCATCATTTTTTTGCGGATGACGGGATTCGTCTCAACATCCGAAATCAAAAATCCGCGCTCATCATGCTCGTCCGATCCCGCCGTAAAAATAAAGTAATCGTCCATGCCCGGTTTGGCGCGCGGCGAAACACCCGTAGGCGTGAATAGATAACGCTTGAATTTATCGCCGTTGGTTTTAGCCCATTCGCCCCTATCGATAGGCAACCGCTTTAATTCACCGGCATCCAGCGTCTCATTGTGTTCCGATAAAAGAAGATCGGAGATCATCAAAACCGGCATTTGATAACGGTCCGCCAGGTTCAATGCCGCCTGCGCCATATTAAACGCATCCGCGACATCAAGTGGGGCGATCACGGCCCTGGGATAATCACCCTGGCCGGCTCCCAACACCTGAAATAAATCTCCCTGTTCTGTTTTCGTGGGCACCCCGGTCGAGGGACCGGCGCGGCAGACATTGATGACCACCAGCGGCGTTTCCGTCATGGCCGCCAGGCCCACCGCTTCCGTCATCAAAGCGAAACCGCCGCCTGAAGTCGCCACCATGGAGCGCGCCCCGGCGAAAGAAGCGCCGATGGCCATATTGATGAC comes from Elusimicrobiota bacterium and encodes:
- a CDS encoding 2-oxoacid:acceptor oxidoreductase subunit alpha, which codes for MPVVDIWIAGAAGDGVQSTSEMLGKIAARSGLHVYIYNSYQSAIRGGYVYAQVRVSDKKAWLNGDRWDILMALNTDAVTRHQPWANQKAVLLFNSDRAKCPAGITGIGMPISEIVPNPLMQNVVFLGAALKLCGLPLEKLEKAILETFGKKSKEVQEANLKAAREGAGRAEEFAGRFKMPMTEKSYCLMTGNQALALGGAQGGVRFYAAYPMTPASGVLHWMADHAQKLGIAVMQPEDEISVINMAIGASFAGARSMVATSGGGFALMTEAVGLAAMTETPLVVINVCRAGPSTGVPTKTEQGDLFQVLGAGQGDYPRAVIAPLDVADAFNMAQAALNLADRYQMPVLMISDLLLSEHNETLDAGELKRLPIDRGEWAKTNGDKFKRYLFTPTGVSPRAKPGMDDYFIFTAGSDEHDERGFLISDVETNPVIRKKMMEKRMRKMDGVMREMPPNVLLGDQNAQLTLIGWGSMYNLLSALVERGRETGKKINALAIRSVWPFRAEEVASVLKKAKKTLLIEANFTGQMGRLIRQETGIDIPYHCLKYDGEPFYLENTWEVIERAYAGKAKNRETLLTPYGVTDAGLHH